From a single Plutella xylostella chromosome 5, ilPluXylo3.1, whole genome shotgun sequence genomic region:
- the LOC105385964 gene encoding chromodomain-helicase-DNA-binding protein 1 isoform X2, with the protein MHQKGSMNESGSESRSEKGNKSDSSGSGSGSESDSGSSSSGSGSGSNRSGSHRSGSRRSGSYKSSGGEGSHHSNHTKSSPKFGNVNSSRSDHQNSDKDWSDDDTPSKSKSRNNHNSKVKSDLWEDNPDIYGIRRSGRSRKEPDRLKVADSDSSERGRSHRKSRKKSNSWNSDSSGSESDLQGSPPPPSKRPGQRSIPLRNKKPSRRKFTSDEDESTEGSGSDTKSRTATRRTGAAAVSYKEASDEQTDSSDLLEVEGGEEADAEPEPEDHSETIERVLGVRRGKKGVTGNVTTVYYIEENGDLNEGCNPDDADSTEPQYLIKWKGWSHIHNTWESEKSLNEQKVKGLKKLENYIKKDAELSWWRNQAGPEDIDYFECQSELQQELVKTYCYVERIIAEQTRELEGGGTAREYFCKWESLPYADATWEDSALIERRWPKEVENFKYREAAKTTPSRHCPVLRRRPKFHQVKEQPEYMGKDATFVLRDYQMDGLNWLIHSWCKENSVILADEMGLGKTIQTICFLYYLFKSQSLYGPFLCVVPLSTMTAWQREFVQWAPDMNVVTYIGDVGSRDILRQFEWSFASSKRLKFNAILTTYEILLKDRQFLRSFSWAVLLVDEAHRLKNDDSLLYKALKEFDTNHRLLVTGTPLQNSLKELWALLHFIMPYKFETWEEFEKDHEDAATKGYEKLHKQLEPFILRRQKKDVEKSLPAKVEQILRVEMTSIQKQYYKWILTKNYSALRKGVKGSINTFINIVIELKKCCNHALLTKPEDYETRASLATTDAVEKLLRGSGKLLLLDKLLCRLRETGHRVLIFSQMVRMLDILAEYLQRRHFPFQRLDGSIKGEIRKQALDHFNAEGSTDFCFLLSTRAGGLGINLATADTVIIFDSDWNPQNDLQAQARAHRIGQKNQVNIYRLVTARSVEEDIVERAKRKMVLDHLVIQRMDTTGRTVLNKRDGGTAATTANNPFNKEDLNAILKFGAEELFKDDDENDEEPVCDIDEILQRAETRDEGPTMAGDELLSAFKVASFAFDEDKAVMEVKKENNEEESKDWDDIIPENVRKTIAEEEKNKEMEDLYLPPRRKNLQQNNADSKGRGGRHSRTSGDNADGDNGDDGDDSYASEGDASADDDRPRKRGRPPASHREKIKGFTDQEIRRFVKSYKKFSAPLKHLDSIACDAELQEKPLAELKKLGETLQERCKQVLNSTNETTEPSDGRKNARKTFKLGGVPVNAKTLAACQDELAPLDDFLPQTKEERLKWQLDFRTRPANFDIEWTVADDSKLLAGIYQYGMGSWEAIKMDSSFEIGDKILTNEDKKPQAKHLQSRSEYLLKLIKKLLDQKNGKQKQRKPRMKRGAKEPVTKDIVEDDISSGEENKKSNKTANKNDSKNKSKLEDFSTHDETSQDVKAKDKKRTRKDGKDRSKNDKAKGRKKNAGPMHFTANNEPRALEVLGDLDPSVFEECKEKMRPVKKALRALDNPDQTLSEHDQVTRTRTCLTQIGSQIDICLDAYPDAEKKVEWRSNLWYFVSKFTNFDAKQLYRLYKYGLKKNEEASRGKHKENKKTNNKNNKNNHNANNNVRSLKKDTKVEENNEKKEKRPKVDRDKSSDKTPHTSGIKRKLEEGECDPDPGDSKRHERDRSRPERERDRERDRERDRERDRDRERDRDRERERSRTRRDSGGAGPRVRPPYPPAQHGEHGAHAAWPPAYPGPRQYRTDRNPRPHDKRSRYGSYSGMGTNPYGGYYDSAAMPSSMGFPPVRSYPDDWRGYPPADYPYDERDYDRDTVYRRDYDRRAPPT; encoded by the exons ATGCACCAG AAAGGATCCATGAATGAATCAGGAAGTGAATCTAGGAGTGAAAAGGGAAATAAAAGTGATTCCAGTGGATCTGGTTCAGGAAGTGAAAG TGATAGTGGATCAAGTTCATCTGGCTCTGGTTCTGGTTCAAATCGTTCGGGATCTCACCGGTCTGGGTCCCGCCGATCAGGTTCATATAAGTCATCAGGTGGAGAAGGTTCACATCACAGCAACCACACAAAGTCTTCACCTAAGTTTGGCAATGTTAACTCCTCAAGATCAGATCATCAAAATAGTGACAAAGATTGGTCAGATGATGACACACCTTCTAAATCAAAGTCCAGAAATAATCACAATAGTAAGGTGAAGTCTGATCTTTGGGAAGACAATCCTGATATTTATGGCATAAGAAGATCAGGCAGATCTCGCAAGGAACCAGACAGACTTAAAGTAGCTGATAGTGATTCAAGTGAAAGAGGAAGAAGCCACAGGAAAAGCAGAAAAAAGAG CAACTCTTGGAATTCGGACAGTTCTGGAAGTGAGAGTGACTTACAAGGATCTCCTCCTCCCCCATCAAAGCGCCCAGGCCAAAGAAGCATACCATTACGAAATAAAAAGCCATCAAGAAGAAAGTTTACTAGTGATGAAGATGAAAGCACTGAAGGATCTGGCTCGGACACAAAAAG CCGCACAGCTACCAGGCGCACTGGTGCAGCAGCAGTTAGTTATAAAGAAGCTAGTGATGAACAGACCGACTCATCAGACCTATTGGAGGTGGAGGGTGGCGAGGAAGCTGATGCTGAGCCAGAACCTGAGGATCACAGTGAAACCATAGAAAGGGTTCTTGGTGTAAGAAGGGGGAAAAAAGGAG TCACTGGGAATGTGACTACAGTTTATTACATCGAGGAGAATGGAGATCTAAATGAAGGATGTAATCCTGATGATGCCGATTCGACGGAACCACAGTACCTGATCAAGTGGAAGGGTTGGTCCCACATCCACAACACTTGGGAGTCTGAAAAGTCACTCAATGAACaaaaagttaaaggcttgaaGAAACTAGAGAACTATATAAAAAAGGACGCTGAGCTTTCGTGGTGGAGAAATCAGGCTGGACCAGAAGATATTGATTACTTTGAATGTCAGTCAGAATTGCAACAGGAATTGGTGAAAACTTATTGTTATGTTGAAAGGATTATAG CTGAACAAACACGTGAACTAGAGGGCGGTGGCACGGCCCGggaatatttttgtaaatggGAATCGTTACCATACGCCGACGCTACATGGGAAGATTCAGCCCTCATTGAGAGGCGATGGCCAAAAGAAGTAGAAAATTTCAAGTACAGAGAAGCAGCAAAAACTACTCCGTCAAGACACTGCCCTGTACTCAGGAGAAGACCAAAGTTCCATCAAGTGAAGGAACAGCCCGAATATATGGGTAAAGATGCG acatttGTGTTGAGAGATTATCAAATGGATGGTTTGAATTGGTTGATTCATTCATGGTGTAAGGAGAATTCGGTAATCCTTGCTGATGAAATGGGTTTAGGAAAAACTATACAG acgatttgttttttatactaCCTTTTTAAATCTCAATCGCTGTATGGCCCATTTCTTTGTGTCGTCCCACTGAGTACTATGACTGCGTGGCAACGCGAGTTCGTGCAATGGGCGCCTGATATGAATGTCGTCACATACATCGGCGATGTCGGCAGCAGAGATATT CTTCGCCAATTTGAATGGAGTTTTGCCAGTTCAAAGAGACTAAAGTTCAATGCGATATTGACTACATATGAGATCTTGCTGAAAGACAGACAGTTTCTAAGATCATTCAGCTGGGCGGTTTTACTAGTCGACGAGGCCCATAGACTAAAAAATGATGATTCTCTGTTGTACAAAGCACTGAAGGAATTTGATACCAATCATCGACTATTAGTCACGGGCACTCCGTTACAAAACTCACTGAAGGAATTATGGGCATTATTACACTTCATTATGCCTTACAA ATTTGAAACGTGGGAAGAGTTTGAAAAAGACCATGAAGATGCGGCGACTAAAGGCTACGAAAAGTTGCACAAACAACTCGAGCCTTTCATTCTGAGAAGACAGAAGAAAGATGTGGAAAAGTCCTTACCTGCTAAGGTTGAACAAATTCTCAGAGTAGAAATGACTTCCATTCAAAAGCAATACTACAAGTGGATTCTTACAAAGAATTACAGTGCCTTGAGGAAAGGAGTTAAAGGGTCGATCAATACCTTTATAAACATTGTGATAGAGCTGAAGAAGTGCTGCAATCATGCACTATTGACAAAGCCAGAGGACTACGAAACCAGAGCGTCGCTAGCGACCACTGATGCAGTTGAA AAACTACTGAGAGGCTCAGGAAAGTTGCTGCTCCTCGATAAACTACTCTGCAGGTTGAGAGAAACAGGGCACAGGGTTCTTATTTTCTCTCAGATGGTCAGGATGTTAGACATTCTAGCGGAATACCTGCAAAGGCGACACTTTCCTTTCCAACGCCTGGATGGAAGCATAAAGGGAGAAATCAGAAAACAAGCCCTTGATCACTTCAATGCAGAAGGATCAACC GACTTCTGTTTCCTTCTGTCGACCAGAGCAGGTGGTCTAGGAATCAATTTAGCCACCGCAGACACTGTGATAATTTTCGATTCAGACTGGAATCCCCAAAATGACCTCCAAGCTCAAGCGCGAGCTCACCGTATTGGACAGAAAAATCAG GTGAACATTTATCGGCTAGTTACAGCCAGGTCGGTGGAAGAGGACATAGTGGAACGAGCGAAGCGGAAGATGGTTCTAGACCACCTGGTGATCCAGCGCATGGACACCACAGGACGCACGGTGCTCAACAAGCGAGACGGGGGCACGGCCGCCACCACCGCCAACAACCCCTTCAACAAGGAAGACTTGAACGCCATACTGAAGTTTGGCGCCGAGGAACTGTTCaaggatgatgatgaaaatgaTGAAGAACCAGTT TGTGACATTGATGAAATCCTCCAACGAGCCGAGACACGGGATGAGGGTCCCACGATGGCCGGGGACGAACTGCTGTCGGCCTTCAAAGTTGCCAGCTTTGCCTTTGATGAGGATAAAGCAGTCATGGAGGTCAAGAAAGAAAACAACgaagaagaaagcaaagacTGG GACGATATCATTCCCGAAAATGTGCGGAAGACCATTGCTGAGGAAGAGAAGAATAAAGAAATGGAAGATTTGTACCTGCCTCCTAGAAGAAAGAATTTGCAGCAAAATAATGCTGATTCTA AAGGTCGCGGCGGCCGGCACAGCCGCACGTCGGGCGACAACGCGGACGGCGACAACGGCGACGACGGCGACGACAGCTACGCCTCGGAGGGGGACGCCAGCGCCGACGACGACCGGCCCCGGAAGCGCGGCCGCCCGCCCGCCTCGCACCGGGAGAAGATCAAGGGGTTCACTGATCAAGAG ATTCGGAGGTTTGTCAAGAGCTACAAGAAGTTTTCCGCTCCGTTGAAGCACCTGGACAGCATTGCGTGTGACGCGGAGCTGCAGGAGAAGCCACTCGCTGAACTCAAGAAATTAGGAGAGACTTTACAAGAAAGATGTAAACAAGTGTTGAATAGCACCAATGAAACCA CAGAGCCTAGTGATGGGCGGAAGAATGCTCGTAAGACATTCAAGCTGGGCGGCGTGCCCGTGAACGCGAAGACGCTGGCGGCGTGCCAGGACGAGCTAGCTCCGCTCGACGACTTCTTGCCACAAACAAAGGAAGAACGGCTAAAATGGCAACTTGATTTCAG AACGCGACCAGCTAACTTCGATATTGAATGGACTGTAGCAGATGACTCCAAACTACTTGCAGGCATTTATCAGTACGGCATGGGTTCCTGGGAGGCCATAAAGATGGACTCCTCCTTCGAAATAGGCgataaaatacttaccaatGAGGACAAGAAACCCCAAGCAAAGCATTTACAGTCAAGATCAGAGTACctgttaaaattaattaagaaatTGTTAGATCAAAAGAATGGCAAGCAAAAACAAAGAAAGCCTAGAATGAAGAGGGGAGCGAAAGAACCTGTTACTAAGGACATCGTTGAAGATGACATTAGTTCAGGGGAGGAGAATAAGAAATCTAATAAGACTGCCAATAAAAATGATAGTAAG AATAAATCGAAATTAGAAGACTTTTCAACTCATGATGAAACATCCCAAGATGTAAAGGCGAAAGACAAGAAACGCACAAGAAAGGATGGCAAAGATCGGTCTAAAAACGACAAGGCAAAAGGTCGCAAGAAAAACGCTGGACCCATGCATTTCACTGCCAACAACGAACCTAGGGCACTGGAGGTTCTAGGGGACCTTGACCCTTCTGTGTTTGAAGAG TGCAAAGAAAAAATGCGGCCTGTTAAAAAAGCTTTACGCGCGTTGGATAATCCTGATCAAACCCTATCAGAGCACGATCAGGTGACGCGGACGCGGACCTGTCTCACGCAGATCGGCAGCCAAATAGATATCTGTCTGGACGCCTACCCTGACGCTGAGAAGAAGGTGGAATGGAGAAGTAATCTCTGGTATTTTGTGTCGAAATTCACAAACTTTGATGCCAAACAGCTGTACAGGCTATATAAATATGGACTGAAGAAAAATGAAGAGGCATCTAGAGGCAAgcataaagaaaataaaaag accaacaacaaaaataataagaacAACCATAAtgcaaataataatgttagaTCACTGAAAAAAGACACCAAAGTAgaagaaaataatgaaaagaaagaaaagcgGCCAAAGGTAGACAGAGACAAGTCTAGCGATAAAACGCCACACACCTCCGGCATCAAGAGAAAACTAGAGGAAGGGGAATGCGACCCTGATCCTGGCGATAGCAAACGACACGAGAG AGACCGGAGCCGGCCGGAGCGGGAGCGGGATCGAGAGAGGGACCGGGAGCGAGACCGCGAGAGGGACCGAGACCGGGAGCGCGACCGGGACCGGGAGCGAGAGCGGTCGCGCACGCGACGGGACAGCGGCGGCGCCGGCCCGCGCGTGCGCCCGCCCTACCCACCTGCACAGCACGGCGAGCACGGCGCGCACGCCGCCTGGCCGCCCGCCTACCCCGGCCCGCGCCAGTACCGCACCGACCGCAACCCGAGACCACACGACAAGAGGAG CAGGTACGGCAGTTACAGCGGCATGGGCACGAACCCGTACGGTGGCTACTACGACAGCGCGGCCATGCCCAGCAGCATGGGCTTCCCGCCCGTGCGCTCCTACCCGGACGACTGGCGGGGCTACCCCCCGGCCGACTACCCCTACGACGAGCGCGACTACGACCGCGACACCGTCTATCGCCGCGACTACgaccgccgcgcgccgcccaccTAA
- the LOC105385964 gene encoding chromodomain-helicase-DNA-binding protein 1 isoform X1, whose product MHQKGSMNESGSESRSEKGNKSDSSGSGSGSESDSGSSSSGSGSGSNRSGSHRSGSRRSGSYKSSGGEGSHHSNHTKSSPKFGNVNSSRSDHQNSDKDWSDDDTPSKSKSRNNHNSKVKSDLWEDNPDIYGIRRSGRSRKEPDRLKVADSDSSERGRSHRKSRKKSNSWNSDSSGSESDLQGSPPPPSKRPGQRSIPLRNKKPSRRKFTSDEDESTEGSGSDTKSRTATRRTGAAAVSYKEASDEQTDSSDLLEVEGGEEADAEPEPEDHSETIERVLGVRRGKKGVTGNVTTVYYIEENGDLNEGCNPDDADSTEPQYLIKWKGWSHIHNTWESEKSLNEQKVKGLKKLENYIKKDAELSWWRNQAGPEDIDYFECQSELQQELVKTYCYVERIIAEQTRELEGGGTAREYFCKWESLPYADATWEDSALIERRWPKEVENFKYREAAKTTPSRHCPVLRRRPKFHQVKEQPEYMGKDATFVLRDYQMDGLNWLIHSWCKENSVILADEMGLGKTIQTICFLYYLFKSQSLYGPFLCVVPLSTMTAWQREFVQWAPDMNVVTYIGDVGSRDILRQFEWSFASSKRLKFNAILTTYEILLKDRQFLRSFSWAVLLVDEAHRLKNDDSLLYKALKEFDTNHRLLVTGTPLQNSLKELWALLHFIMPYKFETWEEFEKDHEDAATKGYEKLHKQLEPFILRRQKKDVEKSLPAKVEQILRVEMTSIQKQYYKWILTKNYSALRKGVKGSINTFINIVIELKKCCNHALLTKPEDYETRASLATTDAVEKLLRGSGKLLLLDKLLCRLRETGHRVLIFSQMVRMLDILAEYLQRRHFPFQRLDGSIKGEIRKQALDHFNAEGSTDFCFLLSTRAGGLGINLATADTVIIFDSDWNPQNDLQAQARAHRIGQKNQVNIYRLVTARSVEEDIVERAKRKMVLDHLVIQRMDTTGRTVLNKRDGGTAATTANNPFNKEDLNAILKFGAEELFKDDDENDEEPVCDIDEILQRAETRDEGPTMAGDELLSAFKVASFAFDEDKAVMEVKKENNEEESKDWDDIIPENVRKTIAEEEKNKEMEDLYLPPRRKNLQQNNADSKGRGGRHSRTSGDNADGDNGDDGDDSYASEGDASADDDRPRKRGRPPASHREKIKGFTDQEIRRFVKSYKKFSAPLKHLDSIACDAELQEKPLAELKKLGETLQERCKQVLNSTNETTEPSDGRKNARKTFKLGGVPVNAKTLAACQDELAPLDDFLPQTKEERLKWQLDFRTRPANFDIEWTVADDSKLLAGIYQYGMGSWEAIKMDSSFEIGDKILTNEDKKPQAKHLQSRSEYLLKLIKKLLDQKNGKQKQRKPRMKRGAKEPVTKDIVEDDISSGEENKKSNKTANKNDSKNKSKLEDFSTHDETSQDVKAKDKKRTRKDGKDRSKNDKAKGRKKNAGPMHFTANNEPRALEVLGDLDPSVFEECKEKMRPVKKALRALDNPDQTLSEHDQVTRTRTCLTQIGSQIDICLDAYPDAEKKVEWRSNLWYFVSKFTNFDAKQLYRLYKYGLKKNEEASRGKHKENKKTNNKNNKNNHNANNNVRSLKKDTKVEENNEKKEKRPKVDRDKSSDKTPHTSGIKRKLEEGECDPDPGDSKRHERHKHKHKDRKDRDRSLKRDDLSCRDRSRPERERDRERDRERDRERDRDRERDRDRERERSRTRRDSGGAGPRVRPPYPPAQHGEHGAHAAWPPAYPGPRQYRTDRNPRPHDKRSRYGSYSGMGTNPYGGYYDSAAMPSSMGFPPVRSYPDDWRGYPPADYPYDERDYDRDTVYRRDYDRRAPPT is encoded by the exons ATGCACCAG AAAGGATCCATGAATGAATCAGGAAGTGAATCTAGGAGTGAAAAGGGAAATAAAAGTGATTCCAGTGGATCTGGTTCAGGAAGTGAAAG TGATAGTGGATCAAGTTCATCTGGCTCTGGTTCTGGTTCAAATCGTTCGGGATCTCACCGGTCTGGGTCCCGCCGATCAGGTTCATATAAGTCATCAGGTGGAGAAGGTTCACATCACAGCAACCACACAAAGTCTTCACCTAAGTTTGGCAATGTTAACTCCTCAAGATCAGATCATCAAAATAGTGACAAAGATTGGTCAGATGATGACACACCTTCTAAATCAAAGTCCAGAAATAATCACAATAGTAAGGTGAAGTCTGATCTTTGGGAAGACAATCCTGATATTTATGGCATAAGAAGATCAGGCAGATCTCGCAAGGAACCAGACAGACTTAAAGTAGCTGATAGTGATTCAAGTGAAAGAGGAAGAAGCCACAGGAAAAGCAGAAAAAAGAG CAACTCTTGGAATTCGGACAGTTCTGGAAGTGAGAGTGACTTACAAGGATCTCCTCCTCCCCCATCAAAGCGCCCAGGCCAAAGAAGCATACCATTACGAAATAAAAAGCCATCAAGAAGAAAGTTTACTAGTGATGAAGATGAAAGCACTGAAGGATCTGGCTCGGACACAAAAAG CCGCACAGCTACCAGGCGCACTGGTGCAGCAGCAGTTAGTTATAAAGAAGCTAGTGATGAACAGACCGACTCATCAGACCTATTGGAGGTGGAGGGTGGCGAGGAAGCTGATGCTGAGCCAGAACCTGAGGATCACAGTGAAACCATAGAAAGGGTTCTTGGTGTAAGAAGGGGGAAAAAAGGAG TCACTGGGAATGTGACTACAGTTTATTACATCGAGGAGAATGGAGATCTAAATGAAGGATGTAATCCTGATGATGCCGATTCGACGGAACCACAGTACCTGATCAAGTGGAAGGGTTGGTCCCACATCCACAACACTTGGGAGTCTGAAAAGTCACTCAATGAACaaaaagttaaaggcttgaaGAAACTAGAGAACTATATAAAAAAGGACGCTGAGCTTTCGTGGTGGAGAAATCAGGCTGGACCAGAAGATATTGATTACTTTGAATGTCAGTCAGAATTGCAACAGGAATTGGTGAAAACTTATTGTTATGTTGAAAGGATTATAG CTGAACAAACACGTGAACTAGAGGGCGGTGGCACGGCCCGggaatatttttgtaaatggGAATCGTTACCATACGCCGACGCTACATGGGAAGATTCAGCCCTCATTGAGAGGCGATGGCCAAAAGAAGTAGAAAATTTCAAGTACAGAGAAGCAGCAAAAACTACTCCGTCAAGACACTGCCCTGTACTCAGGAGAAGACCAAAGTTCCATCAAGTGAAGGAACAGCCCGAATATATGGGTAAAGATGCG acatttGTGTTGAGAGATTATCAAATGGATGGTTTGAATTGGTTGATTCATTCATGGTGTAAGGAGAATTCGGTAATCCTTGCTGATGAAATGGGTTTAGGAAAAACTATACAG acgatttgttttttatactaCCTTTTTAAATCTCAATCGCTGTATGGCCCATTTCTTTGTGTCGTCCCACTGAGTACTATGACTGCGTGGCAACGCGAGTTCGTGCAATGGGCGCCTGATATGAATGTCGTCACATACATCGGCGATGTCGGCAGCAGAGATATT CTTCGCCAATTTGAATGGAGTTTTGCCAGTTCAAAGAGACTAAAGTTCAATGCGATATTGACTACATATGAGATCTTGCTGAAAGACAGACAGTTTCTAAGATCATTCAGCTGGGCGGTTTTACTAGTCGACGAGGCCCATAGACTAAAAAATGATGATTCTCTGTTGTACAAAGCACTGAAGGAATTTGATACCAATCATCGACTATTAGTCACGGGCACTCCGTTACAAAACTCACTGAAGGAATTATGGGCATTATTACACTTCATTATGCCTTACAA ATTTGAAACGTGGGAAGAGTTTGAAAAAGACCATGAAGATGCGGCGACTAAAGGCTACGAAAAGTTGCACAAACAACTCGAGCCTTTCATTCTGAGAAGACAGAAGAAAGATGTGGAAAAGTCCTTACCTGCTAAGGTTGAACAAATTCTCAGAGTAGAAATGACTTCCATTCAAAAGCAATACTACAAGTGGATTCTTACAAAGAATTACAGTGCCTTGAGGAAAGGAGTTAAAGGGTCGATCAATACCTTTATAAACATTGTGATAGAGCTGAAGAAGTGCTGCAATCATGCACTATTGACAAAGCCAGAGGACTACGAAACCAGAGCGTCGCTAGCGACCACTGATGCAGTTGAA AAACTACTGAGAGGCTCAGGAAAGTTGCTGCTCCTCGATAAACTACTCTGCAGGTTGAGAGAAACAGGGCACAGGGTTCTTATTTTCTCTCAGATGGTCAGGATGTTAGACATTCTAGCGGAATACCTGCAAAGGCGACACTTTCCTTTCCAACGCCTGGATGGAAGCATAAAGGGAGAAATCAGAAAACAAGCCCTTGATCACTTCAATGCAGAAGGATCAACC GACTTCTGTTTCCTTCTGTCGACCAGAGCAGGTGGTCTAGGAATCAATTTAGCCACCGCAGACACTGTGATAATTTTCGATTCAGACTGGAATCCCCAAAATGACCTCCAAGCTCAAGCGCGAGCTCACCGTATTGGACAGAAAAATCAG GTGAACATTTATCGGCTAGTTACAGCCAGGTCGGTGGAAGAGGACATAGTGGAACGAGCGAAGCGGAAGATGGTTCTAGACCACCTGGTGATCCAGCGCATGGACACCACAGGACGCACGGTGCTCAACAAGCGAGACGGGGGCACGGCCGCCACCACCGCCAACAACCCCTTCAACAAGGAAGACTTGAACGCCATACTGAAGTTTGGCGCCGAGGAACTGTTCaaggatgatgatgaaaatgaTGAAGAACCAGTT TGTGACATTGATGAAATCCTCCAACGAGCCGAGACACGGGATGAGGGTCCCACGATGGCCGGGGACGAACTGCTGTCGGCCTTCAAAGTTGCCAGCTTTGCCTTTGATGAGGATAAAGCAGTCATGGAGGTCAAGAAAGAAAACAACgaagaagaaagcaaagacTGG GACGATATCATTCCCGAAAATGTGCGGAAGACCATTGCTGAGGAAGAGAAGAATAAAGAAATGGAAGATTTGTACCTGCCTCCTAGAAGAAAGAATTTGCAGCAAAATAATGCTGATTCTA AAGGTCGCGGCGGCCGGCACAGCCGCACGTCGGGCGACAACGCGGACGGCGACAACGGCGACGACGGCGACGACAGCTACGCCTCGGAGGGGGACGCCAGCGCCGACGACGACCGGCCCCGGAAGCGCGGCCGCCCGCCCGCCTCGCACCGGGAGAAGATCAAGGGGTTCACTGATCAAGAG ATTCGGAGGTTTGTCAAGAGCTACAAGAAGTTTTCCGCTCCGTTGAAGCACCTGGACAGCATTGCGTGTGACGCGGAGCTGCAGGAGAAGCCACTCGCTGAACTCAAGAAATTAGGAGAGACTTTACAAGAAAGATGTAAACAAGTGTTGAATAGCACCAATGAAACCA CAGAGCCTAGTGATGGGCGGAAGAATGCTCGTAAGACATTCAAGCTGGGCGGCGTGCCCGTGAACGCGAAGACGCTGGCGGCGTGCCAGGACGAGCTAGCTCCGCTCGACGACTTCTTGCCACAAACAAAGGAAGAACGGCTAAAATGGCAACTTGATTTCAG AACGCGACCAGCTAACTTCGATATTGAATGGACTGTAGCAGATGACTCCAAACTACTTGCAGGCATTTATCAGTACGGCATGGGTTCCTGGGAGGCCATAAAGATGGACTCCTCCTTCGAAATAGGCgataaaatacttaccaatGAGGACAAGAAACCCCAAGCAAAGCATTTACAGTCAAGATCAGAGTACctgttaaaattaattaagaaatTGTTAGATCAAAAGAATGGCAAGCAAAAACAAAGAAAGCCTAGAATGAAGAGGGGAGCGAAAGAACCTGTTACTAAGGACATCGTTGAAGATGACATTAGTTCAGGGGAGGAGAATAAGAAATCTAATAAGACTGCCAATAAAAATGATAGTAAG AATAAATCGAAATTAGAAGACTTTTCAACTCATGATGAAACATCCCAAGATGTAAAGGCGAAAGACAAGAAACGCACAAGAAAGGATGGCAAAGATCGGTCTAAAAACGACAAGGCAAAAGGTCGCAAGAAAAACGCTGGACCCATGCATTTCACTGCCAACAACGAACCTAGGGCACTGGAGGTTCTAGGGGACCTTGACCCTTCTGTGTTTGAAGAG TGCAAAGAAAAAATGCGGCCTGTTAAAAAAGCTTTACGCGCGTTGGATAATCCTGATCAAACCCTATCAGAGCACGATCAGGTGACGCGGACGCGGACCTGTCTCACGCAGATCGGCAGCCAAATAGATATCTGTCTGGACGCCTACCCTGACGCTGAGAAGAAGGTGGAATGGAGAAGTAATCTCTGGTATTTTGTGTCGAAATTCACAAACTTTGATGCCAAACAGCTGTACAGGCTATATAAATATGGACTGAAGAAAAATGAAGAGGCATCTAGAGGCAAgcataaagaaaataaaaag accaacaacaaaaataataagaacAACCATAAtgcaaataataatgttagaTCACTGAAAAAAGACACCAAAGTAgaagaaaataatgaaaagaaagaaaagcgGCCAAAGGTAGACAGAGACAAGTCTAGCGATAAAACGCCACACACCTCCGGCATCAAGAGAAAACTAGAGGAAGGGGAATGCGACCCTGATCCTGGCGATAGCAAACGACACGAGAG ACATAAACACAAGCACAAGGATCGCAAGGATAGAGATAGGAGCTTGAAGCGGGACGATTTGTCGTGCAGAGACCGGAGCCGGCCGGAGCGGGAGCGGGATCGAGAGAGGGACCGGGAGCGAGACCGCGAGAGGGACCGAGACCGGGAGCGCGACCGGGACCGGGAGCGAGAGCGGTCGCGCACGCGACGGGACAGCGGCGGCGCCGGCCCGCGCGTGCGCCCGCCCTACCCACCTGCACAGCACGGCGAGCACGGCGCGCACGCCGCCTGGCCGCCCGCCTACCCCGGCCCGCGCCAGTACCGCACCGACCGCAACCCGAGACCACACGACAAGAGGAG CAGGTACGGCAGTTACAGCGGCATGGGCACGAACCCGTACGGTGGCTACTACGACAGCGCGGCCATGCCCAGCAGCATGGGCTTCCCGCCCGTGCGCTCCTACCCGGACGACTGGCGGGGCTACCCCCCGGCCGACTACCCCTACGACGAGCGCGACTACGACCGCGACACCGTCTATCGCCGCGACTACgaccgccgcgcgccgcccaccTAA